From the Manis javanica isolate MJ-LG chromosome 11, MJ_LKY, whole genome shotgun sequence genome, one window contains:
- the CDC42BPG gene encoding serine/threonine-protein kinase MRCK gamma isoform X7, with translation MERRLRALERLVRGEAGGRPGLDGLLDLLLGLHHELSSAPLRRERNVAQFLSWASPFVTKVKELRLQRDDFEILKVIGRGAFGEVAVVRQRDSGQIFAMKMLHKWEMLKRAETACFQEERDVLVKGDSRWVTALHYAFQDEEYLYLVMDYYAGGDLLTLLSRFEDRLPPELAQFYLAEMVLAIHSLHQLGYVHRDVKPDNVLLDMNGHIRLADFGSCLRLNNSGMVDSSVAVGTPDYISPEILQAMEEGKGHYGQQCDWWSLGVCAYELLFGETPFYAESLVETYGKIMNHEDHLQFPLDVPGVPASAQDLIRQLLCRQEERLGRGGLDDFRNHPFFEGVDWEQLATSTAPYIPELRGPIDTSNFDVDDDTPNYPGTLPPPSHGAFSGHHLPFVGFTYTSGRPGPESGSEQLAALEQKLHCLEQEKMEMSQKLQEALQSPSDHRELEQLRKEVQTLQDRLAEMLKNNKAPLSQMDGPPAGSPGQASDLQQERDRLLQELAEAKARLQVQKQDLCRAQGGQEELLHRLQEAQEREVAMASQTQALSSQLEATQDARRELQAQVATLNREVTQLRRQQQRSLEKESSQVKTVHTTSETNGTGSPERPQEARLRKEVAALCVQLEQAQRHGLSGKEEVLHQLQEENRRLSQEQERLVQELEQEQQSKQQLEGERRETESNWEAQITDILSWVNDEKVSRGYLQALATKMAEELESLRNVGTQTLPARPLDHQWKARRLQKMEASARLELQSALEAEIRAKQSLQERLTQVQEAQLRAESHLQEAKKQNQSLQQELAALRDELRAHGPGDAKASNSLIPFLSFRSPEKESAKDPGNSGEAPRSGVELELRSEGRRSLRRRAVFPRVSAATAAPAEGPPAKPGSHMLRLWSFPSPTKCLHCTSLMLGLGRQGLGCDVCGYFCHSTCAPQAPPCPVSPDLLHMALGVHPETGRGTAYEGFLSVPRPSGVRRGWQRVFATLSDSRLLLFDAPDPRLSPANGALLQVLDLRDPQFSATPVLASDVIHAPSKDLPRIFRVTASQLTVPPATCTVLLLAESADERERWLQVLGELQRLLQDAQPRPRLVYTLKEAYDNGLPLLPHALCAAIIDQERLALGTEEGLFVIHLHSNDIFQVGECRRVQRLAMVPTAGLLVVLCGRGPSVRLFTMAALENIEVAGTKIPESRGCQTLAAGRILQARTPVLCMAIKRQVLCYQLGPGPGPWQHRIRELQAPAPVQSLGLLGDRLCVGAAGAFLLYPLLNEAAPLVLGTGLVPEDLPPSRGGLGEALGAVEVSLSEFLLLFTTAGVYVDSAGRKSRIPELLWPAAPTGWGYAAPYLTVFSENSIDVFDVRKAEWVQTVPLKKVRPLNPEGSLFLYGTEKVRLTYLRNLLAEKDEFDIPDLTDNSWRQLFRTKSKRRFFFRLSEEQRQQRRREMLKDPFVRSKLISPPTNFNHLVHVGPTDGKPRARDLSQAPEGKGRSARSSGPQRPHSFSEAPRRPASMGSDGLAGDADPTVKRKPWTSLSNESVSCSQGSLSPAASLIQVITCKRAVTA, from the exons ATGGAGCGGCGGCTGCGCGCGCTGGAGCGGCTGGTTCGGGGCGAGGCCGGCGGCAGACCCGGGCTCGACGGCCTCCTGGATCTGCTGCTGGGGCTGCACCATGAGCTCAGCAGCGCCCCGCTGCGGCGGGAGCGCAACGTGGCGCAGTTCCTGAGCTGGG CCAGCCCCTTCGTAACAAAGGTGAAAGAGCTGCGGCTGCAGAGAGATGACTTTGAGATCTTGAAGGTCATCGGCCGAGGGGCCTTTGGGGAG GTTGCTGTGGTGAGGCAGAGGGACAGTGGGCAGATTTTTGCCATGAAAATGCTGCACAAATGGGAGATGCTGAAGAGGGCCGAG ACGGCCTGTTTCCAGGAGGAGCGGGATGTTCTGGTGAAGGGGGACAGCCGTTGGGTGACTGCTCTGCATTATGCCTTCCAAGATGAGGAGTACCTG TACCTGGTGATGGACTACTATGCCGGCGGGGACCTCCTCACTCTGCTGAGCCGCTTTGAGGACCGCCTCCCGCCTGAGCTGGCCCAGTTCTACCTGGCCGAGATGGTGCTGGCCATCCACTCTCTGCACCAGCTGGGCTATGTGCACAG GGATGTCAAGCCTGACAATGTCCTGTTGGACATGAATGGGCACATCCGCCTGGCTGACTTTGGCTCCTGTCTGCGTCTCAACAACAGTGGTATG GTAGATTCGTCTGTAGCAGTGGGGACACCAGACTACATCTCCCCTGAGATCCTACAGGCCATGGAGGAGGGCAAGGGCCACTATGGACAACAGTGCGACTGGTGGTCCCTGGGAGTCTGCGCCTATGAGCTGCTCTTTGGGGAGACGCCCTTCTATGCTGAATCCCTGGTGGAAACCTATGGCAAGATCATGAACCATGAG GACCACCTGCAGTTCCCCCTGGATGTGCCTGGTGTGCCAGCCAGTGCCCAAGACCTGATCCGCCAGCTACTGTGCCGTCAGGAGGAGCGTCTGGGCCGTGGGGGGCTGGACGACTTCCGGAACCACCCATTCTTTGAAGGCGTGGACTGGGAGCAGCTGGCGACCAGCACTGCCCCCTATATCCCTGAGCTTCGCGGGCCCATAGACACCTCCAACTTTGACGTGGACGATGACACCCCCAACTATCCA GGGACTCTGCCGCCACCTTCCCATGGGGCCTTCTCGGGCCACCACCTGCCATTTGTGGGCTTCACGTATACCTCAGGCAG GCCCGGCCCTGAGAGTGGCTCTGAGCAGCTGGCTGCTCTGGAGCAGAAACTCCATTGTCTGGAGCAGGAGAAAATGGAGATGAGCCAGAAACTCCAAG AAGCCCTGCAGAGCCCCTCAGACCACCGGGAGCTAGAGCAGCTTCGGAAAGAGGTGCAGACCCTACAGGACAGGCTGGCAG AGATGCTGAAGAACAACAAGGCCCCCTTGTCCCAGATGGATGGGCCTCCTGCTGGTAGCCCAGGCCAGGCCAGTGACCTACAGCAGGAGAGAGACCGACTCCTACAG GAGCTGGCTGAGGCTAAGGCCAGGCTTCAGGTGCAGAAGCAAGACCTGTGCAGAGCCCAGGGGGGGCAGGAGGAGCTGCTCCACAGGCTACAGGAGGCCCAGGAGAGAGAGGTGGCCATGGCCAGCCAGACGCAGGCCCTGAGCTCCCAGCTGGAGGCAACCCAAGATGCCAGGAGGGAG CTGCAGGCCCAGGTGGCCACCCTGAACCGGGAGGTGACACAACTCCGGAGACAGCAGCAGCGAAGCCTTGAGAAGGAGTCTTCCCAGGTCAAG ACTGTGCACACCACTTcggagaccaatggaacaggatCACCAGAGAGGCCACAGGAAGCCCGGCTGAGGAAGGAGGTGGCTGCCCTGTGTGTGCAGCTGGAGCAGGCCCAGCGCCATGG GCTGAGTGGGAAGGAGGAGGTTCTGCACCAGCTACAGGAGGAGAACCGGCGGCTGAGCCAGGAGCAGGAGCGG CTGGTGCAAGAGCTGGAGCAGGAACAGCAGAGCAAGCAGCAGCTGGAGGGCGAGCGGCGGGAGACGGAGAGCAACTGGGAGGCCCAGATCACCGATATCCTCAGCTG GGTGAATGACGAGAAGGTCTCAAGAGGCTACCTGCAGGCCCTGGCCACCAAGATGGCCGAGGAGCTGGAGTCCCTGCGGAACGTGGGCACCCAGACTCTCCCTGCCCGGCCTCTG GACCACCAGTGGAAGGCACGGCGGCTGCAGAAGATGGAGGCCTCGGCCAGGCTGGAGCTGCAGTCGGCGCTGGAGGCTGAGATCCGGGCCAAGCAGAGCCTGCAAGAGCGGCTGACACAGGTGCAGGAGGCCCAGCTGCGGGCTGAGAG CCATCTGCAGGAGGCCAAGAAGCAGAACCAGAGCCTGCAGCAGGAGCTGGCTGCACTGCGGGACGAGCTTCGGGCCCACGGGCCAGGGG ACGCTAAGGCCTCAAACTCCCTGATTCCCTTCCTGTCTTTCCGGAGCCCAGAG AAAGAATCTGCCAAGGATCCTGGCAACTCAGGAGAGGCCCCGAGGTCTGGGGTGGAGCTGGAGCTTAGGTCGGAGGGCCGCCGCAGCCTACGCCGGAGG GCTGTGTTCCCCAGAGTGTCTGCTGCCACCGCAGCCCCTGCAGAAGGTCCTCCTGCAAAG cctggctCACACATGCTGCGTCTCTGGAGCTTCCCGTCTCCTACCAAGTGTCTCCACTGCACGTCGCTGATGCTGGGCCTGGGCCGCCAGGGCCTGGGCTGTGACG TCTGCGGCTACTTCTGTCACTCGACTTGTGCCCCACAGGCTCCGCCCTGCCCCGTGTCCCCCGACCTCCTCCACATGGCCCTGGGAGTGCACCCTGAAACAGGCAGGGGCACTGCCTACGAGGGCTTCCTGTCG GTGCCACGGCCCTCTGGCGTCCGGCGGGGCTGGCAGCGAGTGTTCGCAACCCTCAGTGACTCGCGCCTGCTGCTATTTGATGCCCCTGACCCACGGCTCAGCCCAGCCAATGGGGCCCTCCTGCAGGTGCTGGATCTGAG GGACCCCCAGTTCTCGGCCACCCCTGTCCTGGCCTCTGATGTTATCCACGCCCCATCCAAGGACCTGCCACGCATCTTTAGG GTGACGGCGTCCCAGCTGACAGTGCCACCAGCCACATGCACCGTGCTGCTGCTGGCGGAGAGCGCGGATGAGCGGGAGCGCTGGCTGCAGGTGCTGGGTGAGCTGCAGCGGCTGCTGCAGGATGCACAGCCGAGGCCCCGGCTTGTATACACTCTCAAGGAGGCCTATGACAATGGGCTGCCGCTGCTGCCCCATGCGCTCTGCGCTGCCATCATTG ACCAGGAACGACTTGCTCTGGGCACTGAGGAAGGACTGTTTGTGATTCACCTGCACAGCAATG ACATCTTCCAGGTGGGCGAGTGCCGGCGGGTGCAGCGGCTGGCCATGGTCCCCACTGCAGGCCTTCTGGTCGTGCTGTGCGGTCGAGGCCCCAGCGTGCGCCTCTTCACCATGGCTGCACTGGAGAACATAGAGGTGGCAGGCACCAAGATCCCTGAGTCTCGAGGCTGCCAGACACTGGCAGCCGGACGCATCCTTCAGGCCCGCACCCCTGTGCTCTGTATGGCCATTAAGCGCCAGGTGCTCTGCTACCAGCTGGGtccaggcccagggccctggcagCACCGCATCCGCGAGCTGCAAGCACCTGCGCCTGTGCAgagcctggggctgctgggcgACCGGCTGTGCGTGGGCGCAGCTGGGGCCTTCCTGCTCTACCCGCTGCTTAATGAGGCTGCACCGTTGGTGCTGGGGACTGGTCTGGTACCTGAGGATCTGCCACCATCTCGAGGGGGCTTGGGTGAGGCACTCGGCGCCGTGGAGGTCAGCCTTAGTGAGTTCCTGCTGCTCTTCACCACTGCCGGGGTCTACGTGGACAGTGCGGGCCGCAAGTCTCGCATCCCTGAGCTACTGTGGCCAGCAGCACCCACAGGCTGGG GTTACGCAGCCCCCTACCTGACAGTGTTCAGCGAGAACTCCATTGATGTATTTGATGTAAGGAAAGCAGAATGGGTCCAGACGGTGCCACTCAAGAAG GTGCGACCCCTAAACCCAGAGGGCTCCCTGTTCCTCTATGGCACGGAGAAGGTCCGCCTGACCTACCTCAGGAACCTGCTGGCAG AGAAGGACGAGTTCGACATCCCTGACCTCACCGACAACAGCTGGCGCCAGCTGTTCCGCACCAAGAGCAAGCGCCGCTTCTTCTTCCGGCTGTCTGAGGAGCAGCGGCAGCAGCGGCGCAG GGAGATGCTGAAGGACCCTTTTGTGCGCTCCAAGCTCATCTCACCACCCACCAACTTCAATCACCTGGTACACGTGGGCCCTACCGACGGGAAGCCCAGGGCCAGGGACCTGTCTCAG GCTCCGGAAGGGAAGGGCCGAAGCGCCCGCAGCTCCGGCCCGCAGCGGCCCCACAGCTTCTCCGAGGCCCCAAGGCGCCCAGCCTCCATGGGCAGCGATGGGCTCGCTGGAGACGCAGACCCCA CAGTGAAGCGGAAGCCTTGGACATCTTTGTCCAACGAGTCGGTGTCCTGCTCCCAGGGATCTCTGAGCCCCGCAGCCTCCCTGATACAG
- the CDC42BPG gene encoding serine/threonine-protein kinase MRCK gamma isoform X8, translating to MERRLRALERLVRGEAGGRPGLDGLLDLLLGLHHELSSAPLRRERNVAQFLSWASPFVTKVKELRLQRDDFEILKVIGRGAFGEVAVVRQRDSGQIFAMKMLHKWEMLKRAETACFQEERDVLVKGDSRWVTALHYAFQDEEYLYLVMDYYAGGDLLTLLSRFEDRLPPELAQFYLAEMVLAIHSLHQLGYVHRDVKPDNVLLDMNGHIRLADFGSCLRLNNSGMVDSSVAVGTPDYISPEILQAMEEGKGHYGQQCDWWSLGVCAYELLFGETPFYAESLVETYGKIMNHEDHLQFPLDVPGVPASAQDLIRQLLCRQEERLGRGGLDDFRNHPFFEGVDWEQLATSTAPYIPELRGPIDTSNFDVDDDTPNYPGTLPPPSHGAFSGHHLPFVGFTYTSGRPGPESGSEQLAALEQKLHCLEQEKMEMSQKLQEALQSPSDHRELEQLRKEVQTLQDRLAEMLKNNKAPLSQMDGPPAGSPGQASDLQQERDRLLQELAEAKARLQVQKQDLCRAQGGQEELLHRLQEAQEREVAMASQTQALSSQLEATQDARRELQAQVATLNREVTQLRRQQQRSLEKESSQVKTVHTTSETNGTGSPERPQEARLRKEVAALCVQLEQAQRHGLSGKEEVLHQLQEENRRLSQEQERLVQELEQEQQSKQQLEGERRETESNWEAQITDILSWVNDEKVSRGYLQALATKMAEELESLRNVGTQTLPARPLDHQWKARRLQKMEASARLELQSALEAEIRAKQSLQERLTQVQEAQLRAESHLQEAKKQNQSLQQELAALRDELRAHGPGDAKASNSLIPFLSFRSPEKESAKDPGNSGEAPRSGVELELRSEGRRSLRRRAVFPRVSAATAAPAEGPPAKPGSHMLRLWSFPSPTKCLHCTSLMLGLGRQGLGCDVCGYFCHSTCAPQAPPCPVSPDLLHMALGVHPETGRGTAYEGFLSVPRPSGVRRGWQRVFATLSDSRLLLFDAPDPRLSPANGALLQVLDLRDPQFSATPVLASDVIHAPSKDLPRIFRVTASQLTVPPATCTVLLLAESADERERWLQVLGELQRLLQDAQPRPRLVYTLKEAYDNGLPLLPHALCAAIIDQERLALGTEEGLFVIHLHSNDIFQVGECRRVQRLAMVPTAGLLVVLCGRGPSVRLFTMAALENIEVAGTKIPESRGCQTLAAGRILQARTPVLCMAIKRQVLCYQLGPGPGPWQHRIRELQAPAPVQSLGLLGDRLCVGAAGAFLLYPLLNEAAPLVLGTGLVPEDLPPSRGGLGEALGAVEVSLSEFLLLFTTAGVYVDSAGRKSRIPELLWPAAPTGWGYAAPYLTVFSENSIDVFDVRKAEWVQTVPLKKVRPLNPEGSLFLYGTEKVRLTYLRNLLAEKDEFDIPDLTDNSWRQLFRTKSKRRFFFRLSEEQRQQRRREMLKDPFVRSKLISPPTNFNHLVHVGPTDGKPRARDLSQAPEGKGRSARSSGPQRPHSFSEAPRRPASMGSDGLAGDADPMKRKPWTSLSNESVSCSQGSLSPAASLIQVITCKRAVTA from the exons ATGGAGCGGCGGCTGCGCGCGCTGGAGCGGCTGGTTCGGGGCGAGGCCGGCGGCAGACCCGGGCTCGACGGCCTCCTGGATCTGCTGCTGGGGCTGCACCATGAGCTCAGCAGCGCCCCGCTGCGGCGGGAGCGCAACGTGGCGCAGTTCCTGAGCTGGG CCAGCCCCTTCGTAACAAAGGTGAAAGAGCTGCGGCTGCAGAGAGATGACTTTGAGATCTTGAAGGTCATCGGCCGAGGGGCCTTTGGGGAG GTTGCTGTGGTGAGGCAGAGGGACAGTGGGCAGATTTTTGCCATGAAAATGCTGCACAAATGGGAGATGCTGAAGAGGGCCGAG ACGGCCTGTTTCCAGGAGGAGCGGGATGTTCTGGTGAAGGGGGACAGCCGTTGGGTGACTGCTCTGCATTATGCCTTCCAAGATGAGGAGTACCTG TACCTGGTGATGGACTACTATGCCGGCGGGGACCTCCTCACTCTGCTGAGCCGCTTTGAGGACCGCCTCCCGCCTGAGCTGGCCCAGTTCTACCTGGCCGAGATGGTGCTGGCCATCCACTCTCTGCACCAGCTGGGCTATGTGCACAG GGATGTCAAGCCTGACAATGTCCTGTTGGACATGAATGGGCACATCCGCCTGGCTGACTTTGGCTCCTGTCTGCGTCTCAACAACAGTGGTATG GTAGATTCGTCTGTAGCAGTGGGGACACCAGACTACATCTCCCCTGAGATCCTACAGGCCATGGAGGAGGGCAAGGGCCACTATGGACAACAGTGCGACTGGTGGTCCCTGGGAGTCTGCGCCTATGAGCTGCTCTTTGGGGAGACGCCCTTCTATGCTGAATCCCTGGTGGAAACCTATGGCAAGATCATGAACCATGAG GACCACCTGCAGTTCCCCCTGGATGTGCCTGGTGTGCCAGCCAGTGCCCAAGACCTGATCCGCCAGCTACTGTGCCGTCAGGAGGAGCGTCTGGGCCGTGGGGGGCTGGACGACTTCCGGAACCACCCATTCTTTGAAGGCGTGGACTGGGAGCAGCTGGCGACCAGCACTGCCCCCTATATCCCTGAGCTTCGCGGGCCCATAGACACCTCCAACTTTGACGTGGACGATGACACCCCCAACTATCCA GGGACTCTGCCGCCACCTTCCCATGGGGCCTTCTCGGGCCACCACCTGCCATTTGTGGGCTTCACGTATACCTCAGGCAG GCCCGGCCCTGAGAGTGGCTCTGAGCAGCTGGCTGCTCTGGAGCAGAAACTCCATTGTCTGGAGCAGGAGAAAATGGAGATGAGCCAGAAACTCCAAG AAGCCCTGCAGAGCCCCTCAGACCACCGGGAGCTAGAGCAGCTTCGGAAAGAGGTGCAGACCCTACAGGACAGGCTGGCAG AGATGCTGAAGAACAACAAGGCCCCCTTGTCCCAGATGGATGGGCCTCCTGCTGGTAGCCCAGGCCAGGCCAGTGACCTACAGCAGGAGAGAGACCGACTCCTACAG GAGCTGGCTGAGGCTAAGGCCAGGCTTCAGGTGCAGAAGCAAGACCTGTGCAGAGCCCAGGGGGGGCAGGAGGAGCTGCTCCACAGGCTACAGGAGGCCCAGGAGAGAGAGGTGGCCATGGCCAGCCAGACGCAGGCCCTGAGCTCCCAGCTGGAGGCAACCCAAGATGCCAGGAGGGAG CTGCAGGCCCAGGTGGCCACCCTGAACCGGGAGGTGACACAACTCCGGAGACAGCAGCAGCGAAGCCTTGAGAAGGAGTCTTCCCAGGTCAAG ACTGTGCACACCACTTcggagaccaatggaacaggatCACCAGAGAGGCCACAGGAAGCCCGGCTGAGGAAGGAGGTGGCTGCCCTGTGTGTGCAGCTGGAGCAGGCCCAGCGCCATGG GCTGAGTGGGAAGGAGGAGGTTCTGCACCAGCTACAGGAGGAGAACCGGCGGCTGAGCCAGGAGCAGGAGCGG CTGGTGCAAGAGCTGGAGCAGGAACAGCAGAGCAAGCAGCAGCTGGAGGGCGAGCGGCGGGAGACGGAGAGCAACTGGGAGGCCCAGATCACCGATATCCTCAGCTG GGTGAATGACGAGAAGGTCTCAAGAGGCTACCTGCAGGCCCTGGCCACCAAGATGGCCGAGGAGCTGGAGTCCCTGCGGAACGTGGGCACCCAGACTCTCCCTGCCCGGCCTCTG GACCACCAGTGGAAGGCACGGCGGCTGCAGAAGATGGAGGCCTCGGCCAGGCTGGAGCTGCAGTCGGCGCTGGAGGCTGAGATCCGGGCCAAGCAGAGCCTGCAAGAGCGGCTGACACAGGTGCAGGAGGCCCAGCTGCGGGCTGAGAG CCATCTGCAGGAGGCCAAGAAGCAGAACCAGAGCCTGCAGCAGGAGCTGGCTGCACTGCGGGACGAGCTTCGGGCCCACGGGCCAGGGG ACGCTAAGGCCTCAAACTCCCTGATTCCCTTCCTGTCTTTCCGGAGCCCAGAG AAAGAATCTGCCAAGGATCCTGGCAACTCAGGAGAGGCCCCGAGGTCTGGGGTGGAGCTGGAGCTTAGGTCGGAGGGCCGCCGCAGCCTACGCCGGAGG GCTGTGTTCCCCAGAGTGTCTGCTGCCACCGCAGCCCCTGCAGAAGGTCCTCCTGCAAAG cctggctCACACATGCTGCGTCTCTGGAGCTTCCCGTCTCCTACCAAGTGTCTCCACTGCACGTCGCTGATGCTGGGCCTGGGCCGCCAGGGCCTGGGCTGTGACG TCTGCGGCTACTTCTGTCACTCGACTTGTGCCCCACAGGCTCCGCCCTGCCCCGTGTCCCCCGACCTCCTCCACATGGCCCTGGGAGTGCACCCTGAAACAGGCAGGGGCACTGCCTACGAGGGCTTCCTGTCG GTGCCACGGCCCTCTGGCGTCCGGCGGGGCTGGCAGCGAGTGTTCGCAACCCTCAGTGACTCGCGCCTGCTGCTATTTGATGCCCCTGACCCACGGCTCAGCCCAGCCAATGGGGCCCTCCTGCAGGTGCTGGATCTGAG GGACCCCCAGTTCTCGGCCACCCCTGTCCTGGCCTCTGATGTTATCCACGCCCCATCCAAGGACCTGCCACGCATCTTTAGG GTGACGGCGTCCCAGCTGACAGTGCCACCAGCCACATGCACCGTGCTGCTGCTGGCGGAGAGCGCGGATGAGCGGGAGCGCTGGCTGCAGGTGCTGGGTGAGCTGCAGCGGCTGCTGCAGGATGCACAGCCGAGGCCCCGGCTTGTATACACTCTCAAGGAGGCCTATGACAATGGGCTGCCGCTGCTGCCCCATGCGCTCTGCGCTGCCATCATTG ACCAGGAACGACTTGCTCTGGGCACTGAGGAAGGACTGTTTGTGATTCACCTGCACAGCAATG ACATCTTCCAGGTGGGCGAGTGCCGGCGGGTGCAGCGGCTGGCCATGGTCCCCACTGCAGGCCTTCTGGTCGTGCTGTGCGGTCGAGGCCCCAGCGTGCGCCTCTTCACCATGGCTGCACTGGAGAACATAGAGGTGGCAGGCACCAAGATCCCTGAGTCTCGAGGCTGCCAGACACTGGCAGCCGGACGCATCCTTCAGGCCCGCACCCCTGTGCTCTGTATGGCCATTAAGCGCCAGGTGCTCTGCTACCAGCTGGGtccaggcccagggccctggcagCACCGCATCCGCGAGCTGCAAGCACCTGCGCCTGTGCAgagcctggggctgctgggcgACCGGCTGTGCGTGGGCGCAGCTGGGGCCTTCCTGCTCTACCCGCTGCTTAATGAGGCTGCACCGTTGGTGCTGGGGACTGGTCTGGTACCTGAGGATCTGCCACCATCTCGAGGGGGCTTGGGTGAGGCACTCGGCGCCGTGGAGGTCAGCCTTAGTGAGTTCCTGCTGCTCTTCACCACTGCCGGGGTCTACGTGGACAGTGCGGGCCGCAAGTCTCGCATCCCTGAGCTACTGTGGCCAGCAGCACCCACAGGCTGGG GTTACGCAGCCCCCTACCTGACAGTGTTCAGCGAGAACTCCATTGATGTATTTGATGTAAGGAAAGCAGAATGGGTCCAGACGGTGCCACTCAAGAAG GTGCGACCCCTAAACCCAGAGGGCTCCCTGTTCCTCTATGGCACGGAGAAGGTCCGCCTGACCTACCTCAGGAACCTGCTGGCAG AGAAGGACGAGTTCGACATCCCTGACCTCACCGACAACAGCTGGCGCCAGCTGTTCCGCACCAAGAGCAAGCGCCGCTTCTTCTTCCGGCTGTCTGAGGAGCAGCGGCAGCAGCGGCGCAG GGAGATGCTGAAGGACCCTTTTGTGCGCTCCAAGCTCATCTCACCACCCACCAACTTCAATCACCTGGTACACGTGGGCCCTACCGACGGGAAGCCCAGGGCCAGGGACCTGTCTCAG GCTCCGGAAGGGAAGGGCCGAAGCGCCCGCAGCTCCGGCCCGCAGCGGCCCCACAGCTTCTCCGAGGCCCCAAGGCGCCCAGCCTCCATGGGCAGCGATGGGCTCGCTGGAGACGCAGACCCCA TGAAGCGGAAGCCTTGGACATCTTTGTCCAACGAGTCGGTGTCCTGCTCCCAGGGATCTCTGAGCCCCGCAGCCTCCCTGATACAG